One window from the genome of Grus americana isolate bGruAme1 chromosome 14, bGruAme1.mat, whole genome shotgun sequence encodes:
- the LOC129212960 gene encoding protocadherin gamma-A10-like has translation MWAAWRRWGRRERSLLWCVLVAAWEAAWGQLRYSLPEEMPKGSFVGDVAKDLGLDLPALRHRGVHVVSEGRTQYFALHGKTGHLVTAERIDREQLCRLVEKCVLRCEVIVEGEMQVHGIEVEITDINDNAPSFRESEKELRLSETTAPGWRFPLADAQDPDAGSNSVRRYELSGDEHFSLAVQAGPGGEQRPELVLAKALDREEAAFHELVLRASDGGEPSRTGTARIRVAVLDANDNAPVFSQAEYAVRVPEDVPVGSVLVTLTATDADEGMNGHVKYTFRKISDQASELFCLDSHTGQISLKDDIDFEEGDSYELEVQAHDGGERFDTAKVMITVIDINDNAPEISVRSMLSAISEDAPSGTVVALLHVQDRDSGANGEVRCSIAERLPFRLEKTFEDYYRVVTAEELDREKVSEYNVTVRAADGGSPSLWSSAVLALRVLDVNDNAPVFAEARYSARLPENNAAGALVLTVRAADADWGQNARVRYRLSEGRVRGAPLSSYVSVQAETGALYALRSFDYEEVREVGLWVRAEDGGAPALSSNVSVRLVIVDENDNAPQVLYPPPAPAPGAGWAGVELAPRSAEPGALVAKVVAVDADAGQNAWLSYELAKATEPGLFRVGLHSGEVRTARFPLARDAARQSLVVVVKDHGRPALSATATLTVVLAESVAELLSELGSAAAAPGEPAGSLTRWLVVAVAAVSCLFLAFLLLLLALRLRRWRRSQLLAAGSGALRGVPASHFVGIDGVRAFLHSYSHEVSLTADSRKSQLRLSGGSCCDTLPARPPPAEPAPLLGEDPAGARRADPAAAPVSSSDRACSATLASAAPPPFPPLRLLRSFAQQRALCCRLLLAGGERGSGGGSRSVGLPWAGVSFQRGSGGLSRASRWLILSPDGGNSAFPAGMSSSERMWRLISTREAAAAWDMFPTAQVLEWGASVLKRSVKGPVPN, from the coding sequence ATGTGGGCTGCGTGGAGACGGTGGGGCCGGCGTGAGCGATCCCTGCTGTGGTGCGTGCTGGTGGCGGCGTGGGAGGCGGCGTGGGGGCAGCTGCGCTACTCGCTTCCCGAGGAGATGCCGAAGGGCTCGTTCGTGGGCGACGTGGCCAAGGACCTGGGGCTCGACCTGCCGGCGCTCCGACATCGCGGCGTGCATGTTGTCTCAGAAGGTCGGACGCAGTATTTCGCTCTGCACGGGAAGACGGGGCATTTAGTGACGGCGGAGAGGATagacagagagcagctgtgcCGGCTGGTGGAGAAATGCGTGCTGCGATGTGAGGTGATAGTGGAAGGGGAAATGCAAGTTCACGGAATCGAAGTGGAAATCACGGACATTAACGACAACGCCCCCAGCTTCCGAGAGTCTGAAAAAGAACTGAGACTTAGCGAGACGACAGCCCCGGGTTGGCGGTTTCCCCTGGCCGACGCACAGGACCCGGACGCGGGATCGAATTCCGTGCGGAGGTACGAGCTGAGCGGCGACGAGCACTTCTCGCTGGCCGTGCAGGCGGGCCCCGGCGGGGAGCAGCGTCCCGAGCTGGTGCTGGCGAAGGCGCTGGACCGGGAGGAGGCGGCGTTTCACGAGCTGGTGCTGAGGGCGAGCGACGGCGGCGAGCCGTCGCGGACGGGCACGGCGCGGATCCGCGTGGCCGTGCTGGACGCGAACGACAACGCGCCCGTGTTCAGCCAGGCGGAGTACGCGGTGCGTGTGCCGGAGGACGTGCCCGTGGGCTCCGTCCTCGTCACCCTCACGGCCACCGACGCCGACGAGGGGATGAACGGGCACGTGAAATACACTTTTCGTAAAATTTCAGATCAGGCGTCCGAACTTTTTTGCTTGGACTCTCACACAGGACAAATATCACTTAAGGATGATATAGATTTCGAGGAAGGTGACTCATACGAACTGGAGGTGCAGGCACATGACGGAGGAGAGCGCTTTGATACGGCGAAAGTCATGATCACGGTGATAGACATCAACGACAACGCGCCCGAGATTTCGGTGCGGTCAATGCTGAGCGCGATCTCGGAGGACGCCCCGTCGGGGACGGTGGTGGCCCTGCTGCACGTGCAGGACCGGGACTCGGGGGCGAACGGCGAGGTGCGGTGCAGCATCGCGGAGCGGCTGCCGTTCCGTCTGGAGAAGACCTTTGAGGACTACTACCGCGTGGTGACGGCCGAGGAGTTGGACCGTGAGAAGGTGTCGGAGTACAACGTGACGGTGCGGGCGGCGGACGGCGGGTCGCCGTCGCTGTGGAGCAGCGCGGTGCTGGCGCTGCGGGTGCTGGAcgtgaacgacaacgcgccggTGTTCGCGGAGGCGCGCTACAGCGCCCGGCTGCCCGAGAACAACGCGGCGGGCGCGCTGGTGCTGACGGTGCGGGCGGCGGACGCGGACTGGGGTCAGAACGCGCGCGTGCGGTACCGGCTGTCGGAGGGGCGCGTGCGGGGCGCGCCGCTCTCGTCCTACGTGTCGGTGCAGGCGGAGACGGGCGCGCTGTACGCGCTGCGCTCCTTCGACTACGAGGAGGTGCGCgaggtggggctgtgggtgcggGCGGAGGACGGCGGGGCGCCGGCGCTGAGCAGCAACGTGTCGGTGCGGCTCGTGATCGTGGACgagaacgacaacgcgccgCAGGTGCTGTACCCGCCGCCGGCGCCGGCGCCGGGCGCGGGCTGGGCGGGCGTGGAGCTGGCGCCGCGCTCGGCCGAGCCCGGGGCGCTGGTGGCCAAGGTGGTGGCGGTGGACGCGGACGCGGGGCAGAACGCGTGGCTGTCGTACGAGCTGGCCAAGGCGACGGAGCCGGGGCTGTTCCGCGTGGGGCTGCACAGCGGCGAGGTGCGCACGGCGCGCTTCCCGCTGGCCCGCGACGCGGCGCGGCAGAgcctggtggtggtggtgaaggaCCACGGGCGGCCGGCGCTGTCGGCCACGGCCACGCTGACGGTGGTGCTGGCCGAGAGCGTGGCCGAGCTGCTGTCGGAGCTgggcagcgcggcggcggcgccgggcgaGCCGGCCGGCAGCCTGACGCGGTGGCTGGTGGTGGCCGTGGCCGCCGTGTCCTGCCTCTTCCTcgccttcctgctgctgctgctggcgctGCGCCTGCGGCGCTGGCGCCGCTCGCAGCTGCtggcggcgggcagcggcgccTTGCGCGGCGTCCCGGCCTCGCACTTCGTGGGCATCGACGGCGTCCGCGCCTTCCTGCACTCCTACTCGCACGAGGTGTCGCTCACCGCCGACTCGCGCAAGAGCCAGCTCCGCTTGTCGGGCGGCAGCTGCTGCGACACcctcccggcccggccgccgcccgccgAGCCCGCGCCGCTGCTCGGGGAGGACCCTGCCGGCGCCCGCCGCGCCGaccccgccgctgccccggtGAGTTCCTCTGACCGCGCTTGCTCCGCGACGCTTGCCTCCGCTGCTCCTCCGCCCTTTCCCCCGCTCCGTCTCCTGCGAAGCTTCGCTCAGCAGCGCGCTCTGTGCTGCCGCCTCTTGCTCGCGGGCGGTGAACGTGGGAGTGGGGGAGGCAGCCGGAgcgtggggctgccctgggctggggttTCGTTCCAGCGGGGCTCTGGGGGTTTGTCACGCGCCAGCCGGTGGCTCATTTTGTCCCCTGACGGCGGTAATTCCGCTTTTCCTGCCGGTATGAGCTCTTCGGAGCGGATGTGGCGCCTGATTAGCACgcgggaggcagcagcagcgtgggaTATGTTCCCGACGGCGCAGGTGCTGGAGTGGGGGGCGAGTGTCTTGAAACGGAGCGTGAAAGGCCCCGTGCCTAACTGA
- the LOC129212707 gene encoding protocadherin gamma-B5-like, whose amino-acid sequence MAGGPGPVPGRVPGRVPVPSRGRAAGRVLLAALLLGSWCRAAPERIRYAIPEELGRGSLVGPLARDLGLSPAELPARKLRVASAAKRQLKYFTVSEETGNLYVSERLDREEMCGESASCSVSFEALVQNPLNVFHVEVAIQDVNDNAPRFLRDNFQLEINEFTSPGARFYLGVAEDADVGRNSLQGYELEANGYFAVEVKESQDGSKFAELVLRRALDRESEQSLRLVLTALDGGEPPRSGTAQLCINVTDANDNPPVFAQDRYRASLREDAARGSTVVNVSASDADAGTNARITYGFGETPAKVLQTFAVEAESGTITLQEALDFEDTRAFSLAVEARDGGGLVAHCKVEVEVLDVNDNAPEITMLSVSSPVPEDAPAGTVVAVVKVRDRDSGENGQVWCELSGEAPLSIVASSGGSYKVVTSSALDREQAAEHRVTVVARDRGIPALSSRTALVLEVSDVNDNAPVFEEAAYSAYVAENNAAGAAVLRVRARDADAGANGRVSYWLAGGSAGAAPYVSVEARSGAVYAQRSFDYEQCREFAVAVRAQDGGAPARSSTATVRVFVLDRNDNAPRVLWPAAGAGAAAGAAGAAPVPAAAPFEVVPRSAEAGYLVAKVVAVDADAGRNAWLSYELVQAPEPALFRVGLHSGEVRTARAVSERDAAKQRLVAVVKDHGQPALSATATLHVVLAESLQEALPELSERAAGADSPAELQFYLVLALALLSALFLLSVALAVLARVRRAGPPAVLRCLGAQRFSVAGAAFPADFCEGTLPYSYNLCVAPGRAVAEAAWLPPPPPLPSLPAEELVGGEPCGKRSPSSSAGAGEPPADADAPQVCKPARSLSLSLSQPHAEAAALCCAVLCCGVFLRLLGRLLPASLSTNE is encoded by the coding sequence AtggcgggcgggccggggccggtgcCGGGGCGGGTGCCGGGGCGGGTGCCGGTGCCGAGCCGCGGGCGAGCAGCCGGGCGAGTGCTGCTGGCCGCTTTGCTGCTGGGCTCGTGGTGCCGGGCGGCGCCGGAGCGGATCCGCTACGCCATCCCcgaggagctgggcagaggcTCGCTGGTGGGGCCGCTGGCGCGGGACCTGGGGCTGAGCCCGGCCGAGCTGCCGGCACGCAAGCTGCGGGTGGCGTCTGCCGCTAAAAGGCAGCTGAAATACTTCACGGTGAGCGAGGAGACCGGGAACCTGTACGTGAGCGAGCGGCTGGACCGGGAGGAGATGTGCGGCGAGTCGGCGTCCTGCTCCGTCAGCTTCGAGGCGCTGGTGCAGAACCCGCTGAACGTTTTCCACGTCGAGGTGGCCATCCAGGACGTTAATGACAACGCGCCGCGCTTCCTGCGGGACAATTTCCAGCTGGAGATCAACGAGTTCACTTCTCCCGGCGCCCGGTTTTACTTGGGCGTCGCCGAGGACGCGGACGTGGGCAGGAACTCGCTGCAGGGCTACGAGCTGGAGGCCAACGGGTACTTCGCGGTGGAGGTGAAGGAGAGCCAGGACGGCAGCAAGTTCGCGGAGCTGGTGCTGCGCCGCGCGCTGGACCGGGAGAGCGAGCAGAGCCTGCGGCTGGTGCTGACGGCGCTGGACGGCGGAGAACCGCCCCGGAGCGGCACCGCCCAGCTCTGCATCAACGTGACGGACGCCAACGACAACCCACCCGTGTTCGCGCAGGACCGGTACCGCGCGAGCCTGCGGGAGGACGCGGCGCGGGGCTCGACGGTGGTGAACGTCTCCGCCTCCGACGCCGACGCCGGCACCAACGCGCGCATCACCTACGGCTTCGGGGAAACTCCGGCCAAGGTGCTTCAGACGTTCGCGGTGGAGGCGGAGAGCGGGACGATCACGCTGCAGGAAGCGTTGGACTTCGAGGACACGCGGGCGTTCAGCCTGGCCGTGGAGGCGAGGGACGGGGGCGGTCTGGTGGCGCACTGCaaggtggaggtggaggtgcTGGAcgtgaacgacaacgcgcccGAAATCACGATGCTGTCGGTGTCGAGCCCGGTGCCCGAGGACGCGCCGGCCGGCACGGTGGTGGCCGTGGTGAAAGTGCGGGACCGGGACTCCGGGGAGAACGGTCAGGTGTGGTGCGAGCTGTCGGGCGAGGCGCCGCTGTCGATCGTGGCGTCGTCGGGCGGCTCGTACAAGGTGGTGACGTCGAGCGCGCTGGACCGGGAGCAGGCGGCCGAGCACCGTGTGACGGTGGTGGCCCGGGACCGGGGCATCCCGGCGCTGTCGAGCCGCACGGCGCTGGTGCTGGAGGTGTCGGAcgtgaacgacaacgcgccggTGTTCGAGGAGGCCGCCTACAGCGCCTACGTGGCGGAGAACAacgcggcgggcgcggcggTGCTGCGCGTGCGCGCGCGGGACGCGGACGCGGGCGCGAACGGGCGCGTGAGCTACTGGCTGGCGGGCGGCAGCGCGGGCGCGGCGCCGTACGTGTCGGTGgaggcgcggagcggcgcggtGTACGCGCAGCGCTCCTTCGACTACGAGCAGTGCCGCGAGTTCGCGGTGGCGGTGCGGGCGCAGGACGGCGGGGCGCCGGCGCGGAGCTCGACGGCGACGGTGCGCGTCTTCGTGCTGGACCGCAACGACAACGCGCCGCGGGTGCTGtggccggcggcgggcgcgggagcggcggcgggagcggcgggggcggcgccgGTCCCGGCCGCGGCGCCGTTCGAGGTGGTGCCGCGGTCGGCCGAGGCCGGGTACCTGGTGGCCAAGGTGGTGGCGGTGGACGCGGACGCGGGGCGCAACGCGTGGCTGTCGTACGAGCTGGTGCAGGCGCCGGAGCCGGCGCTGTTCCGCGTGGGGCTGCACAGCGGCGAGGTGCGCACGGCGCGGGCCGTGTCGGAGAGGGACGCGGCGAAGCAGCGGCTGGTGGCCGTGGTGAAGGACCACGGGCAGCCGGCGCTGTCGGCCACGGCCACGCTGCACGTGGTGCTGGCCGAGAGCTTGCAGGAGGCGCTGCCGGAGCTGAGCGAGCGGGCGGCGGGCGCCGACTCGCCGGCGGAGCTGCAGTTCTACCTGGTGCTGGCGCTGGCGCTGCTCTCCGCCCTCTTCCTGCTGAGCGTGGCGCTGGCCGTGCTGGCGCGGgtgcgccgggccgggccgcccgccGTGCTGCGCTGCCTGGGCGCGCAGCGCTTCTCCGTGGCCGGCGCCGCCTTCCCGGCCGACTTCTGCGAGGGCACCTTGCCCTACTCCTACAACCTGTGCGTGGCGCCGGGACGCGCCGTCGCCGAGGCCGCTtggctgccgccgccgccgccgctgcccagCCTGCCCGCGGAGGAGCTTGTCGGCGGGGAGCCCTGCGGGAAGCGGAGCCCGAGCAGCAGCGCCGGCGCGGGAGAGCCGCCCGCCGACGCCGACGCACCGCAGGTCTGTAAGCCCGCGCGGTCCTTGTCCCTGAGCCTTTCCCAACCTCACGCCGAGGCTGctgcgctgtgctgcgctgtgctgtgctgcgGGGTCTTCCTGCGGCTGCTGGGGCGGTTACTGCCGGCCTCTCTTTCCACGAACGAATGA